One Setaria italica strain Yugu1 chromosome II, Setaria_italica_v2.0, whole genome shotgun sequence DNA segment encodes these proteins:
- the LOC101759400 gene encoding homeobox-leucine zipper protein HOX6, whose protein sequence is MEGEDDGPEWMMEVGGGGGKGGKGGGGLDKNKKRFSEEQIKSLESMFATQTKLEPRQKLQLARELGLQPRQVAIWFQNKRARWKSKQLEREYSALRDDYDALLCSYESLKKEKHALLKQLEKLAEMMQEPRGKYGGNAGAVAGEDVRSGVGGMKEEFADAGAGLYSSDGADGGKFAHFTDDDAGALFRPSPQQPAAGFTSSGPPEHQPFQFHSSCWPSSTEQTCSSSQWWEFESLSE, encoded by the exons ATGGAGGGCGAGGACGACGGGCCGGAGTGGATGAtggaggtgggcggcggcggagggaagggcggcaagggcggcggcgggctggacAAGAACAAGAAGCGCTTCAGCGAGGAGCAGATCAAGTCGCTCGAGTCCATGTTCGCGACGCAGACCAAGCTGGAGCCGCGCCAGAAGCTGCAGCTGGCGCGGGAGCTCGGCCTGCAGCCGCGCCAGGTTGCCATCTGGTTCCAGAACAAGCGCGCGCGTTGGAAGTCCAAGCAGCTCGAGCGCGAGTACTCCGCGCTCCGCGACGACTACGACGCGCTCCTCTGCAGCTACGAGTCGCTCAAGAAGGAGAAGCACGCGCTGCTCAAGCAG CTGGAGAAGCTAGCCGAGATGATGCAGGAGCCGCGGGGGAAGTACGGCGGCAatgccggcgccgtcgccggggaAGACGTGCGCTCGGGCGTCGGCGGCATGAAGGAAGAGTTCGCGGACGCCGGGGCGGGGCTTTACTCGTCCGATGGCGCCGACGGCGGCAAGTTCGCGCACTTCAcggacgacgacgccggggcCCTCTTCCGGCCGTCGCCGCAACAGCCGGCCGCCGGGTTCACGTCGTCGGGCCCGCCGGAGCACCAGCCGTTCCAGTTCCACTCGAGCTGCTGGCCGTCGTCGACGGAGCAGACCTGCAGCAGCTCGCAATGGTGGGAATTCGAGTCCCTGAGTGAGTGA
- the LOC101759003 gene encoding mediator of RNA polymerase II transcription subunit 10b, with amino-acid sequence MDNAAPNPSAAAAAAGNGVQASGTAGGERPEDASKQNLAQVTSSIQKTLGLLHQLNLTVSSFNSASQLPLLQRLNALVAELDTMQKLAEGCNIQVPMEVVNLIDDGKNPDEFTRDVLNSCIAKNQITKGKTDAFKSLRKHLLEELEQAFPEDVEQYREIRATSAAEAKRLAQSQSSLPNGDVKVKAEH; translated from the exons ATGGACAACGCCGCCCCGAACCCTTccgcggctgccgcggcggcaggGAACGGCGTCCAAGCGTCGGGGAccgccggcggggagcggcCCGAGGACGCGTCGAAGCAGAACCTGGCGCAGGTGACGAGCTCGATCCAGAAGACGCTGGGCCTGCTCCACCAGCTCAACCTCACCGTCTCCTCCTTCAACTCCGCCTCCCAGCTCCCCCTTCTCCAGCGCCT GAACGCGCTCGTGGCGGAGCTTGACACGATGCAGAAGCTCGCGGAGGGGTGCAACATCCAGGTGCCCATGGAGGTCGTCAA TTTGATTGACGACGGGAAGAATCCTGACGAGTTTACAAGGGACGTGCTCAATAGCTGCATCGCCAAGAACCAGATCACCAAGGGCAAGACTGACGCTTTCAAG AGCCTACGGAAGCATCTCCTTGAAGAGCTTGAACAAGCTTTCCCCGAGGATGTAGAACAATACAGGGAGATACGTGCTACTTCTGCTGCT GAGGCAAAGCGGTTGGCTCAGTCCCAGAGCAGTTTGCCTAATGGAGATGTCAAAGTGAAAGCTGAGCACTGA